From the genome of Turicibacter faecis, one region includes:
- a CDS encoding ABC transporter ATP-binding protein — MAQLKLKNVCKCYKGGRNSVISQFNLEVLDGEFIVLVGPSGCGKSTLLRMIAGLEEVSSGEIYVDGMLVNEVSPKDRNIAMVFQSYALYPHFTVYDNMAFGLKSQQLSKREIDRRVKEAAAVLGLEAYLTCKPGGLSGGQQQRVALGRAMVREAKLLLMDEPLSNLDAPLRGAMRLEIMRLHKRLGTTTLYVTHDQLEAMTMASRIIVMNERGIQQVASPKELYESPLNMFVGGFIGSYAMNFLRGNVVGDTFVIDDFSLRIPKGKVTLLKKRGYLERPIVLGIRPEDIYADPIVLDTYQEAKYQATIEMMELLGHEVIITTTVKSQSVVAVIDSRFLVAGNLQLELAFDMNKCHFFDPETEESIR; from the coding sequence GTGGCGCAATTAAAGTTGAAAAATGTTTGTAAATGTTATAAGGGGGGGCGGAATTCGGTCATCAGTCAGTTTAATTTAGAGGTGTTGGACGGGGAGTTTATCGTTTTGGTGGGACCATCGGGATGTGGAAAATCAACGTTGTTGCGAATGATAGCAGGGCTTGAAGAGGTTTCCTCAGGAGAGATTTATGTGGATGGAATGTTGGTGAATGAGGTTTCGCCGAAAGATAGAAACATCGCGATGGTTTTTCAGTCCTATGCATTATATCCGCATTTTACAGTTTATGATAATATGGCGTTTGGTTTAAAGTCGCAACAGTTATCGAAGAGGGAAATAGATCGTCGGGTTAAAGAGGCTGCTGCTGTTTTAGGGCTTGAAGCTTATTTAACGTGTAAACCTGGAGGATTGTCTGGGGGACAACAGCAACGCGTGGCTTTAGGGCGAGCGATGGTAAGAGAGGCGAAATTATTATTAATGGATGAACCGTTATCTAATTTAGATGCTCCGTTACGCGGGGCCATGCGTTTAGAGATTATGCGATTACACAAGCGGTTAGGAACGACAACCCTTTATGTCACCCATGATCAACTAGAGGCTATGACTATGGCCTCACGTATTATTGTGATGAATGAGAGGGGGATACAACAAGTCGCCTCTCCGAAGGAGTTATATGAATCTCCTCTAAATATGTTTGTAGGCGGGTTTATCGGATCTTATGCGATGAATTTTCTGCGGGGGAATGTCGTAGGGGATACGTTTGTTATTGATGATTTTTCATTGCGCATTCCAAAGGGGAAGGTTACCTTATTGAAAAAAAGGGGTTATTTAGAACGGCCGATTGTCTTGGGAATTCGACCGGAGGACATTTATGCTGACCCTATCGTTCTAGATACATATCAAGAGGCCAAATATCAGGCAACGATTGAAATGATGGAATTACTTGGTCATGAAGTTATTATAACAACAACCGTTAAATCGCAGTCAGTCGTGGCAGTGATAGATTCCCGCTTTTTAGTGGCAGGTAATCTTCAGTTAGAGTTGGCCTTTGATATGAATAAATGTCATTTTTTTGATCCAGAAACAGAGGAGAGCATTCGATAA
- a CDS encoding rhodanese-like domain-containing protein: MPKSISISQLNQLMSTKPQPIIIDIREPYQFAGYHLNTAVNIPYQTLVMYPERYLNRTTTYYLICEHGGESYRACMMLESSGYHVISIAGGYSNMRYRY, from the coding sequence ATGCCTAAAAGTATTTCTATTTCCCAACTGAATCAATTGATGAGCACAAAGCCCCAACCCATCATCATTGACATTCGTGAACCTTATCAATTTGCGGGTTATCATCTTAATACGGCCGTTAATATCCCTTATCAAACACTCGTCATGTACCCCGAACGTTACCTAAATCGTACCACCACCTACTACTTAATTTGTGAGCATGGCGGTGAAAGTTACCGTGCCTGTATGATGCTCGAGTCAAGCGGCTACCATGTCATCAGTATTGCCGGTGGGTACAGCAATATGCGTTATCGATATTAA